One genomic segment of Primulina tabacum isolate GXHZ01 chromosome 9, ASM2559414v2, whole genome shotgun sequence includes these proteins:
- the LOC142556968 gene encoding uncharacterized protein LOC142556968: MSWRMIKAEATEFTWQKNQRWGRFFQKKKELFFDNGNPQEGTYLETWKSGSADLIKIKTGGDHGIEKNQAYDKKLGDPAYTDSGAMLHQRKRAKGKSFHCRDEVLHKNLKKDLDNQSNLASGHKLTDNDGSRDISDLKNIGHDTQIAAEVLGTLCIELHSVNTNSDVPDEGIGPITKASAENQFSVGVVTRQAKSVMRTSSNMSNGSTLSLAKQTKNTRKRCDAELRRAEQRRLADVNDDFVLYGKECLSTIHPRMKEQKVGGAKKRSNIQESDPYQNVELTDPSVPVAHRTRRGRKLDGSKAPGNVFRAREEINDLISARVLRKSRIAADDENAEMGTFKNFRKARSIMVKESNKKCVGIPSSSEPKRSSLEFPDRKITRQKAFLGEEENDAQCNASLKRSRDNGSTRNNVDHRGSDHGKVTASLHDTVDPCTSKQCDGMSDAKTSKSSEGAEIVDSRDASPSERLETPMSTCTTPATCATQINNVSPICMGDEYHKQSCRKNLSKLSFIKEINSLMTDTSVPFSEMKDLRKRKDTANIRVLFSQHLDVDVVKQQKKVLARLGASDASSMSDATHFVADEFVRTRNMLEAIAFGKSVVTHLWLESCGQAGCFVNEKNYILRDPRREKEFGFSMPVSLSRASQHSLLQGQKVFVTPNTKPGKDIITNLVKAVHGLAVERLGRSALKDEKLPDDLLIISCEEDYDLCVAFLEKGGAVYSSELLLNGIVKQKLEYERHRLFVDRVKRTRSTVWVRKNNKHHVTKQR, translated from the exons ATGTCATGGCGCATGATCAAAGCAGAGGCTACAGAATTCACATGGCAGAAAAACCAAAG GTGGGGgagatttttccagaagaaaAAGGAACTCTTCTTTGACAACGGAAATCCACAGGAGGGGACCTATTTGGAAACTTGGAAATCTGGCTCTGCTGACCTTATAAAAATCAAGACTGGTGGAGATCATGGAATTGAAAAGAATCAAGCTTACGATAAGAAGTTAGGAGACCCAGCCTACACAGATTCAGGGGCGATGTTGCATCAAAGGAAAAGAGCAAAGGGAAAATCATTTCATTGCAGAGATGAGGTGTTGCACAAGAATCTTAAGAAGGATTTGGATAATCAGTCAAACTTGGCATCTGGGCACAAGTTGACTGATAATGATGGTAGCAGGGATATTTCAGACCTGAAAAATATAGGCCATGATACTCAAATAGCTGCGGAAGTGTTAGGAACTCTCTGTATTGAGCTGCATTCAGTGAACACTAATAGTGATGTTCCTGATGAAGGCATTGGTCCAATTACAAAGGCATCTGCAGAAAATCAGTTTAGTGTTGGCGTTGTCACTAGACAAGCCAAAAGTGTGATGAGGACCAGCAGCAACATGAGTAATGGCTCTACTCTTTCATTAGCAAAACAAACTAAAAACACTAGGAAGCGGTGTGATGCAGAGCTGAGGAGGGCAGAACAAAGGAGGCTTGCAGATGTCAATGACGATTTTGTCTTATACGGCAAGGAATGCCTGAGCACCATACATCCTAGAATGAAAGAGCAGAAGGTAGGAGGAGCTAAGAAAAGGAGTAACATTCAAGAGAGTGATCCATATCAGAATGTGGAGTTAACGGATCCTTCTGTACCAGTGGCTCATCGAACTAGGAGAGGCAGAAAATTGGATGGCTCAAAGGCTCCAGGAAATGTATTTCGTGCGAGGGAGGAGATAAATGATCTGATAAGTGCTCGTGTACTCAGAAAAAGTAGAATAGCTGCCGATGATGAAAATGCAGAAATGGGTACCTTCAAGAATTTTAGAAAGGCGAGATCAATTATGGTTAAggaatcaaataaaaaatgtgTTGGTATCCCAAGTTCGTCAGAACCAAAAAGATCTTCTCTAGAGTTTCCAGATCGAAAAATAACTCGACAAAAGGCATTCTTAGGCGAGGAAGAAAATGATGCACAATGTAATGCAAGTTTAAAAAGATCAAGAGACAATGGAAGTACAAGGAATAATGTTGATCATAGAGGTTCTGATCATGGGAAGGTGACAGCAAGTTTACATGACACAGTTGATCCCTGCACATCTAAGCAATGTGATGGGATGAGTGATGCAAAGACCTCAAAATCTTCTGAAGGTGCAGAAATTGTTGACAGTCGAGATGCATCTCCAAGTGAAAGATTGGAAACACCCATGTCAACTTGTACTACACCTGCTACTTGTGCGACACAAATAAACAATGTATCTCCCATCTGTATGGGGGATGAGTATCACAAGCAGTCTTGCAGGAAGAACCTGTCTAAACTGTCTTTTATAAAAGAAATTAATAGCTTAATGACTGACACGTCAGTACCATTTAGTGAAATGAAAGACTTGAGAAAGAGGAAAGATACCGCAAATATCAGAGTCTTGTTTAGCCAACACCTAGATGTGGATGTTGTCAAACAGCAGAAAAAG GTTTTGGCTAGGCTGGGAGCTTCTGATGCTTCTTCCATGTCAGATGCTACACATTTTGTAGCTGATGAATTTGTCCGCACCAGAAATATGCTTGAAGCAATTGCTTTTGGAAAATCAGTAGTGACACACTTATGGCTTGAAAGCTGTGGACAAGCTGGCTGTTTTGTTAATGAGAAAAATTACATTCTCAGAGATCCAAGAAGAGAAAAAGAATTTGGCTTCAGTATGCCTGTTTCTCTGTCAAGAGCTAGTCAGCATTCCCTTCTACAG GGTCAAAAAGTTTTTGTCACCCCAAATACAAAGCCCGGCAAAGACATTATAACAAACTTGGTCAAGGCAGTTCATGGTTTG GCGGTGGAGAGACTTGGAAGATCAGCATTGAAAGATGAAAAACTTCCGGACGATCTTTTGATTATATCTTGTGAAGAAGACTATGACCTCTGTGTGGCTTTTCTCGAGAAAG GTGGCGCTGTTTACAGTTCAGAGTTATTACTGAATGGAATAGTTAAACAGAAGCTGGAATATGAAAG GCATCGTCTTTTTGTAGATCGAGTCAAAAGGACTCGCTCCACAGTATGGGTGAGAAAGAACAACAAACATCATGTAACAAAACAAAGATGA